From one Dermacentor variabilis isolate Ectoservices chromosome 3, ASM5094787v1, whole genome shotgun sequence genomic stretch:
- the LOC142574905 gene encoding solute carrier family 22 member 7-like — translation MESSLWRRYLLVDLETSDYFDCADVIGDGFFQGKAMLLCVISLAILHSHTLAFALISFPVDHWCRPPAYLDNITEVAWRNVGIPQNANGQPSSCRMYNALNSTADTIACDSWDYSADRAASTIVSQWDLVCHRAWLLYAAKAAHLFGAALVTTAAGYVADHLGRKPVVNVATIMLLLAGCALQFADSYVIYLAMRFVLYGAASTLFVVTNVIFFEVSPHSCRTRRLSMAAVLAFGPCVLLFLLLRDTRLNWKQLQMAMGSPTALAPLFFLLAVESPRWLVATKQFDRAKVVVAAAIKTNGFGKPADAVAALRRLKSMASSKVDSLKVTVLAVLRVALVRHRATTVFASSFAATFAYYALTPTTALTRAWGGPVSLVATTAAFLLCLLVFNHVSRLLMVSVNLSALACCSCLASLMFRIRQEMMGRVFLVFARAFSVTAMMVNYIYVLELFPTPIRGVFVCASYACGRIGAAIAAVLESFYGVAQEDSLLGFVVFVVFNVVLLLLRIRDTENEAPTELTMAQPVAKSSAATSKLAAESPPAEQRLDLDRTEGGGGGEVAPKDEALSCSCPDPCFHTLPVQDASANKELPTVTIIAPTTSFH, via the exons ATGGAATCCAGCCTGTGGCGCCGGTATCTACTTGTGGACCTTGAGACGAGCGACTACTTTGACTGCGCCGATGTGATTGGTGACGGCTTCTTCCAGGGCAAGGCCATGCTCCTATGCGTGATCTCCCTCGCTATCCTGCACTCCCACACCCTGGCGTTCGCGCTCATCTCGTTTCCGGTCGACCACTGGTGCAGACCTCCTGCATATCTCGACAACATCACCGAAGTGGCATGGAGGAACGTTGGCATACCGCAGAACGCCAACGGGCAGCCAAGTTCCTGCCGCATGTACAACGCATTGAACAGTACCGCAGACACGATCGCCTGTGACTCGTGGGACTACAGCGCAGATCGTGCCGCCTCGACCATCGTGAGCCAATGGGATCTGGTGTGCCACCGAGCTTGGTTGCTCTACGCTGCCAAGGCGGCACACCTGTTCGGTGCCGCGCTTGTAACGACCGCCGCTGGCTACGTCGCGGACCACTTGGGCCGGAAGCCCGTAGTCAACGTTGCGACCATAATGCTCCTTCTCGCTGGGTGCGCACTGCAATTCGCGGATTCGTACGTGATTTACTTGGCCATGCGATTCGTCCTGTATGGCGCCGCGAGCACCCTGTTTGTTGTCACAAACGTGATTTTTTTCGAGGTGAGCCCGCACAGCTGCAGAACCCGCCGTCTCAGTATGGCCGCAGTGCTGGCGTTCGGGCCCTGCGTGCTTCTCTTCCTTCTGCTACGCGACACCCGTCTCAACTGGAAGCAGCTTCAGATGGCTATGGGCTCGCCCACGGCACTTGCGCCGCTGTTCTTTCTGCTCGCAGTGGAAAGCCCCCGGTGGCTGGTAGCCACCAAGCAGTTCGACCGGGCCAAGGTGGTAGTCGCAGCAGCTATTAAAACCAACGGCTTCGGTAAGCCGGCCGACGCAGTTGCCGCACTTAGAAGGCTGAAGAGCATGGCAAGCTCCAAGGTGGACTCTCTGAAAGTCACGGTACTGGCTGTGCTACGCGTCGCCCTGGTTCGGCACCGTGCCACCACTGTCTTCGCGAGCTCGTTCGCGGCCACCTTCGCGtattacgccctcacaccgaccaCGGCACTAACTCGGGCGTGGGGCGGCCCGGTGTCGCTAGTTGCAACGACGGCGGCGTTCCTCCTCTGTTTGCTCGTCTTCAACCATGTCTCGAGGCTCCTCATGGTGAGCGTGAACCTTTCGGCGCTGGCGTGCTGTAGCTGCCTCGCTTCGCTGATGTTTCGGATTAGACAAGAGATGATGGGCCGCGTCTTCCTGGTGTTCGCCCGAGCCTTCTCCGTGACCGCAATGATGGTGAACTACATTTACGTGCTCGAGCTTTTCCCCACGCCGATACGAGGCGTGTTTGTCTGCGCGTCGTACGCGTGTGGCCGAATCGGAGCCGCAATCGCCGCCGTGCTGGAAAGC TTCTACGGCGTCGCCCAAGAGGACTCTCTGCTTGGTTTTGTTGTGTTCGTCGTGTTCAACGTGGTGCTCCTGCTGCTCCGCATCAGGGACACCGAGAACGAGGCACCCACAGAGCTGACGATGGCGCAGCCGGTCGCCAAGAGTTCTGCCGCCACCAGCAAGCTGGCGGCCGAGAGCCCTCCGGCAGAACAGCGGCTCGACCTGGACAGGACGgaaggcggtggcggcggcgagGTGGCTCCAAAAGATGAAGCTCTCTCGTGCAGCTGCCCAGACCCTTGCTTCCACACGCTGCCAGTCCAGGACGCGAGTGCCAACAAGGAACTTCCCACGGTCACGATTATCGCGCCAACAACGTCATTCCACTAG